From Toxorhynchites rutilus septentrionalis strain SRP chromosome 2, ASM2978413v1, whole genome shotgun sequence, a single genomic window includes:
- the LOC129767725 gene encoding uncharacterized protein LOC129767725, whose protein sequence is MDLPAIPTLPRLPTEILVSIFRHLSMSDLAQVRLTCHHWYDTVCYSTPLMDKFLLSFKNCRLYEGCEQSRILSMSKGCYTRATLKAVAIEEAGSLWRSIGAKLQDLTLNDCSISGETLVQMLRLTPNLKYFALKTTKFEDFRIQNVVINFKLEKLETLTLRSIFVFDECFEMFKKMCPRLKVLKLNYSSFEGWGEKLVQFVHTVRNTLEGINLSYTKVGALLLQRISTIERLKLKKISLKSSYDLKQRDIMQLCRVQPTIIHLNIDNLFPADDQMLSEISRSLPNMKRIKLHICRTHNLQQSFLCNMQRLEYLKITDSTHVAGNLDLSAYGNTNLEKLYVSAATFSRNILPRFFEKSPNIRSLTLYQCSYENIHDLQLSFAHLKSLEYLNLQRTFDIDDSFFSRTVFDSVNMPFERIRFYPVTNLSKLCYLNLSRCRDLSDETLVALCFPRLKKIDLRGLNITDFGVRSLVRQCPRLEYVHVDACKRICDSAVLLLCRDLKRLKLLNLDGCRSITDASIGYIIDNCRMLVWLNIMNCPLLSDEAKQRIESVKSIRSLYV, encoded by the exons ATGGACCTACCTGCGATACCAACACTGCCTCGATTACCTACCGAAATCTTGGTTTCCATTTTTCGACATTTATCCATGTCAGACCTTGCCCAAGTACGACTCACCTGCCATCATTGGTACGACACGGTATGCTACAGCACTCCATTGATGGACAAATTTTTACTTTCCTTCAAAAACTGTCGATTGTACGAGGGCTGTGAACAGAGTCGCATTCTGTCCATGTCGAAGGGCTGCTACACCAGAGCAACTCTCAAGGCCGTGGCTATCGAAGAGGCGGGATCTCTGTGGCGTTCAATTGGAGCAAAGCTGCAAGACCTTACATTGAACGACTGTTCGATTTCTGGCGAAACGCTTGTTCAGATGCTGAGGCTCACACCAAATCTTAAGTACTTTGCCCTCAAAACGACAAAATTTGAGGATTTTCGCATCCAAAACGTTGTCATCAAtttcaaattggaaaagttggAAACTCTTACGCTTCGATCCATTTTTGTCTTCGATGAGTGTTTCGAAATGTTCAAGAAAATGTGCCCACGTCTGAAGGTACTCAAACTGAACTATTCTTCTTTTGAAGGTTGGGGTGAGAAACTCGTCCAATTCGTGCACACGGTACGAAACACTCTGGAAGGGATAAATTTGAGCTATACCAAAGTGGGAGCGCTGCTATTGCAGAGAATATCAACCATCGAACGACTCAAATTGAAGAAGATTTCGCTCAAGTCGAGCTATGACCTCAAACAGCGGGATATTATGCAACTGTGTCGAGTGCAACCCACGATCATACATCTGAACATCGATAATCTGTTCCCAGCAGACGACCAG ATGCTCAGTGAAATCAGCAGGTCTTTGCCGAACATGAAGCGCATTAAGTTACACATCTGTCGAACGCACAATTTGCAACAATCGTTCTTGTGTAACATGCAGCGCCTGGAGTACCTCAAAATAACCGACTCAACCCATGTAGCAGGAAATTTAGACCTCAGCGCGTATGGAAATACTAACTTGGAGAAGTTGTATGTCTCGGCGGCCACTTTTTCGAGGAATATACTGCCcaggtttttcgaaaaatctccaaacaTTCGCAGTCTGACGCTGTATCAATGTTCGTACGAGAACATTCATGATTTGCAGCTTTCCTTCGCCCACTTGAAATCGCTCGAGTACCTTAATTTGCAGCGTACATTCGATATCGACGACAGTTTCTTCAGCCGAACCGTGTTCGATAGTGTCAATATGCCGTTCGAGCGTATTCGATTCTATCCCGTTACAAACCTCTCGAAGCTGTGTTACTTGAATCTTAGTCGATGCAGAGATTTATCAGACGAAACGTTGGTTGCGTTGTGCTTCCCACGGTTGAAAAAGATTGACCTCCGAGGATTGAACATTACCGACTTTGGGGTACGATCGCTAGTGAGACAGTGCCCGAGACTGGAGTATGTCCATGTGGACGCATGCAAGCGGATTTGTGATAGCGCAGTGCTACTGTTATGCCGTGATTTGAAACGGCTGAAGCTGCTCAATCTAGACGGATGTCGATCGATTACAGACGCTTCGATCGGCTATATAATCGATAACTGTCGGATGCTGGTGTGGCTCAACATAATGAACTGTCCACTGTTATCAGACGAAGCCAAACAACGGATAGAGAGCGTGAAAAGTATACGATCATTATACGTCTAA
- the LOC129768610 gene encoding transmembrane emp24 domain-containing protein 1 — protein sequence MHDLALSILWIFTLLLPEVIGFQKEMTIIISPGGKDCFHENGQAGQTVDIDYQVIDGSHGDLDINFDLSDSTGRIIFADYKKSDNIHRHKLPQDTELTFCFNNEFSRINSKTVFFELIIEKEDEDAGWSNFDILEGLSPEEFYDMKVQDIEDIIKRVRNNLTKARQFQDILRSHEARDRNIAEENYFKVNAWSFFQIFIMISVGFLQVVMVKSLFDTQSKAHRIWSKM from the exons ATGCATGATTTA GCCTTGTCGATACTATGGATTTTTACCTTGCTGCTCCCGGAAGTAATTGGTTTCCAGAAAGAGATGACTATTATCATTTCACCGGGTGGAAAAGACTGCTTCCATGAGAATGGTCAAGCGGGCCAGACAGTTGATATAGACTACCAAGTGATTGATGGTTCCCACGGTGATCTGGATATAAACTTCGATCTTTCGGACTCTACTGGGAGAATCATATTTGCGGATTATAAAAAATCTGATAACATTCATCGCCACAAGCTACCACAAGACACAGAGCTAACGTTCTGTTTCAACAACGAATTCAGTCGTATCAATAGTAAAACTGTGTTTTTCGAGTTAATTATCGAAAAAGAAGATGAGGATGCCGGCTGGAGTAATTTCGATATTTTGGAGGGTTTGAGCCCGGAAGAGTTCTACGACATGAAGGTGCAAGATATTGAAGATATTATCAAG CGCGTGAGGAACAATCTCACAAAGGCTAGACAATTTCAGGATATCTTGCGTTCGCACGAAGCGCGTGATCGTAATATAGCGGAGGAAAATTACTTCAAAGTGAACGCCTGGTCCTTCTTCCAGATTTTTATCATGATTAGCGTTGGGTTTCTACAGGTGGTCATGGTGAAAAGTCTTTTCGATACCCAATCCAAGGCACATAGAATCTGGAGTAAAATGTGA